The following proteins are encoded in a genomic region of Brachypodium distachyon strain Bd21 chromosome 1, Brachypodium_distachyon_v3.0, whole genome shotgun sequence:
- the LOC100833360 gene encoding probable cellulose synthase A catalytic subunit 5 [UDP-forming] isoform X4 gives MEASAGLVAGSHNRNELVVIRRDGEPGRPLKQHNSRACQICGDDVGLTPDGEPFVACNECAFPVCRDCYEYERREGTQNCPQCKTRFKRLKGCARVPGDEEEEGADDLENEFNWRDRDADSQYVAESMLHAHMTYGRGGDIDGVPQPFMPIPNVPLLTNGQMVDDIPPEQHALVPSFMGGGGKRIHPLPYADPNLPVQPRSMDPSKDLAAYGYGSVAWKERMESWKQKQERLHQTRNDGGKDWGGDGDDADLPLMDEARQPLSRKVAISSSLINPYRMIIIIRLVIVGFFFHYRVMHPVNDAFVLWLISVICEIWFAMSWILDQFPKWFPIERETYLDRLTLRFDKEGQPSQLAPVDFFVSTVDPLKEPPIVTANTILSILAVDYPVDKLSCYVSDDGAAMLTFEGLSETSEFAKKWVPFCKKYSLEPRAPEWYFQQKIDYLKDKVEPNFVRDRRAMKREYEEFKVRINALVAKAQKVPEEGWTMQDGTPWPGNNVRDHPGMIQVFLGQSGGHDVEGNELPRLVYVSREKRPGYDHHKKAGAMNALVRVSAVLTNAPYMLNLDCDHYVNNSKAVKEAMCFMMDPLVGKKVCYVQFPQRFDAIDRHDRYANRNVVFFDINMKGLDGIQGPIYVGTGCVFRRQALYGYDAPKTKKPPSRTCNCWPKWCFCCFCFGNRKNKKKVTKAKTEKKKRFFFKKAENQSPAYALSEIDEAAAGAETEKAGIVNQQKLEKKFGQSSVFVASTLLENGGTLRSASPASLLKEAIHVIGCGYEDKTDWGKEIGWIYGSVTEDILTGFKMHCHGWRSIYCMPKRAAFKGSAPLNLSDRLNQVLRWALGSIEIFFSNHCPLWYGYGGGLKFLERFSYINSIVYPWTSIPLLAYCTLPAICLLTGKFITPELSNLASVWYMSLFICIFVTGILEMRWSHVAVDDWWRNEQFWVIGGVSAHFFAVFQGLLKVIAGVDTSFTVTTKAGDDGEFSELYTFKWTTLLIPPTTLLLLNFIGVVAGISNAINNGYESWGPLFGKLFFAFWVIVHLYPFLKGLLGRQNRTPTIVIVWSILLASILSLLWVRVNPFLAKNDGPLLEQCGLDCN, from the exons ATGGAGGCCAGCGCCGGGCTGGTGGCCGGCTCGCACAACCGGAACGAGCTCGTCGTCATCCGCCGCGACGGGGAGCCCGGG AGGCCGCTGAAGCAGCACAACAGCAGGGCGTGCCAGATTTGCGGGGACGACGTGGGGCTGACCCCCGACGGCGAGCCCTTCGTCGCCTGCAACGAGTGCGCCTTCCCCGTCTGCCGCGACTGCTACGAGTACGAGCGCCGCGAGGGCACGCAGAACTGCCCGCAGTGCAAGACCCGCTTCAAGCGCCTCAAGG GTTGCGCGCGGGTGCCtggggatgaggaagaggagggcgcCGACGACCTGGAGAACGAGTTCAACTGGAGGGACAGGGACGCCGACTCGCAGTATGTCGCCGAGTCCATGCTCCACGCCCACATGACCtacggccgcggcggggacATCGACGGCGTGCCGCAGCCGTTCATGCCCATCCCCAATGTTCCCTTGCTCACCAATGGCCAGATG GTTGATGACATCCCACCGGAGCAGCACGCCCTGGTTCCTTCGTTCATGGGCGGCGGGGGGAAGAGGATCCACCCGCTTCCTTATGCTGATCCAAACCTTCCTG TGCAACCGAGATCCATGGACCCGTCCAAGGATCTCGCTGCATACGGCTACGGGAGCGTTGCCTGGAAGGAGAGGATGGAGAGCTGGAAGCAGAAGCAGGAGAGGCTCCATCAGACGAGAAATGACGGTGGCAAAGATTGGGGCGGCGATGGTGATGATGCAGATCTACCACT AATGGATGAAGCAAGACAGCCATTGTCCAGAAAGGTTGCGATTTCTTCAAGCCTGATTAATCCCTATAGGATGATTATCATAATCCGGTTGGTGATTGTGGGGTTCTTCTTCCACTACCGGGTGATGCATCCGGTGAATGATGCATTTGTTTTGTGGCTCATATCTGTAATATGTGAAATCTGGTTTGCCATGTCTTGGATTCTTGATCAATTCCCAAAGTGGTTTCCTATCGAGAGGGAGACTTACCTTGACCGGTTGACATTGAG GTTTGACAAGGAAGGCCAGCCATCTCAACTTGCCCCAGTTGATTTCTTTGTCAGTACGGTTGATCCCTTGAAGGAACCTCCGATAGTCACAGCAAATACTATTCTATCTATCCTTGCGGTAGATTATCCAGTTGACAAGCTCTCTTGCTATGTTTCTGACGATGGTGCTGCCATGCTGACATTTGAAGGATTGTCTGAAACATCTGAATTTGCAAAGAAATGGGTTCCTTTCTGTAAGAAGTATAGTCTCGAGCCTCGAGCTCCAGAGTGGTACTTTCAGCAGAAGATAGACTACCTGAAAGATAAGGTGGAACCGAACTTTGTTAGGGACAGGAGAGCAATGAAG agagAATACGAGGAATTCAAGGTCCGAATCAATGCCTTGGTTGCTAAAGCCCAGAAAGTCCCCGAGGAAGGATGGACAATGCAGGATGGAACTCCCTGGCCTGGAAACAATGTTCGTGACCATCCTGGAATGATTCAG GTCTTTCTTGGTCAAAGTGGTGGCCATGATGTTGAAGGAAATGAGCTGCCTCGATTGGTGTATGTTTCAAGAGAAAAACGGCCAGGCTATGACCATCATAAGAAGGCTGGTGCTATGAACGCATTG GTCCGAGTCTCTGCTGTACTTACCAATGCTCCATATATGCTGAACTTGGATTGTGATCATTACGTGAACAACAGCAAGGCAGTAAAAGAAGCAATGTGTTTCATGATGGATCCTTTGGTGGGAAAGAAAGTTTGTTATGTGCAGTTCCCTCAAAGATTCGATGCCATTGATCGTCATGATCGATATGCTAACAGGAATGTTGTCTTCTTCGAT ATTAACATGAAAGGTTTGGATGGTATTCAAGGCCCCATCTATGTTGGCACTGGATGCGTCTTTAGAAGGCAGGCACTGTACGGTTATGATGCCCCCAAAACAAAGAAGCCGCCTTCAAGGACTTGCAACTGCTGGCCAAAGTGGTGCTTTTGCTGTTTCTGCTTTGGTAAcaggaagaacaagaagaaggttaCAAAAGCTAaaacagagaagaaaaagaggtTCTTTTTCAAGAAAGCAGAAAATCAGTCCCCTGCATATGCACTTAGTGAAATTGACGAAGCTGCTGCAG gagctgaaactgaaaaggcTGGTATCGTAAATCAACAGAAATTAGAAAAGAAATTTGGCCAGTCTTCCGTTTTTGTTGCATCCACGCTTCTTGAGAATGGTGGAACCCTGAGGAGTGCAAGTCCAGCTTCTCTTCTGAAGGAAGCTATACATGTCATCGGCTGTGGCTATGAAGACAAGACAGACTGGGGAAAAGAG ATTGGCTGGATCTATGGATCGGTTACAGAGGATATTCTGACTGGGTTTAAGATGCATTGCCATGGTTGGCGGTCGATTTACTGCATGCCTAAACGGGCCGCATTCAAAGGTTCTGCGCCTCTCAATCTTTCCGATCGTCTTAACCAGGTTCTTAGGTGGGCTCTTGGGTCTATTGAAATCTTCTTCAGCAATCACTGCCCTCTTTGGTATGGGTATGGTGGTGGACTGAAATTTTTGGAAAGATTTTCCTACATCAACTCCATTGTCTATCCTTGGACGTCCATTCCACTTTTGGCTTACTGTACATTACCTGCCATCTGCTTGTTGACGGGAAAATTCATCACTCCAGAG CTTAGCAATCTTGCCAGTGTCTGGTACATGTCCCTTTTTATCTGCATTTTTGTCACGGGCATTCTGGAAATGAGATGGAGTCATGTAGCAGTCGACGATTGGTGGAGAAACGAGCAATTTTGGGTCATTGGAGGTGTCTCTGCCCACTTCTTCGCTGTGTTCCAAGGACTTCTCAAGGTCATAGCTGGTGTAGACACGAGCTTCACCGTGACAACCAAGGCTGGAGACGATGGAGAGTTCTCGGAACTCTACACCTTCAAATGGACAACACTGCTGATACCTCCGACCACTCTGCTCCTGCTGAACTTCATCGGGGTAGTGGCTGGCATTTCCAATGCAATCAACAATGGATACGAATCATGGGGGCCGCTCTTTGGAAAGCTCTTCTTCGCGTTCTGGGTGATTGTCCACCTGTACCCGTTCCTCAAAGGTTTGCTTGGAAGGCAAAACAGGACCCCAACAATCGTCATCGTCTGGTCCATCCTTCTGGCTTCgatcctctccctcctctgggTCCGGGTCAATCCTTTCCTCGCCAAGAACGACGGCCCTCTTCTGGAGCAGTGTGGTCTGGATTGCAACTAG
- the LOC100833360 gene encoding probable cellulose synthase A catalytic subunit 5 [UDP-forming] isoform X2, producing the protein MEASAGLVAGSHNRNELVVIRRDGEPGRPLKQHNSRACQICGDDVGLTPDGEPFVACNECAFPVCRDCYEYERREGTQNCPQCKTRFKRLKGCARVPGDEEEEGADDLENEFNWRDRDADSQYVAESMLHAHMTYGRGGDIDGVPQPFMPIPNVPLLTNGQMVDDIPPEQHALVPSFMGGGGKRIHPLPYADPNLPVQPRSMDPSKDLAAYGYGSVAWKERMESWKQKQERLHQTRNDGGKDWGGDGDDADLPLMDEARQPLSRKVAISSSLINPYRMIIIIRLVIVGFFFHYRVMHPVNDAFVLWLISVICEIWFAMSWILDQFPKWFPIERETYLDRLTLRFDKEGQPSQLAPVDFFVSTVDPLKEPPIVTANTILSILAVDYPVDKLSCYVSDDGAAMLTFEGLSETSEFAKKWVPFCKKYSLEPRAPEWYFQQKIDYLKDKVEPNFVRDRRAMKREYEEFKVRINALVAKAQKVPEEGWTMQDGTPWPGNNVRDHPGMIQVFLGQSGGHDVEGNELPRLVYVSREKRPGYDHHKKAGAMNALVRVSAVLTNAPYMLNLDCDHYVNNSKAVKEAMCFMMDPLVGKKVCYVQFPQRFDAIDRHDRYANRNVVFFDINMKGLDGIQGPIYVGTGCVFRRQALYGYDAPKTKKPPSRTCNCWPKWCFCCFCFGNRKNKKKVTKAKTEKKKRFFFKKAENQSPAYALSEIDEAAAGIIQLPFRGYSKMPSSVSCNMTYIAIFLAGAETEKAGIVNQQKLEKKFGQSSVFVASTLLENGGTLRSASPASLLKEAIHVIGCGYEDKTDWGKEIGWIYGSVTEDILTGFKMHCHGWRSIYCMPKRAAFKGSAPLNLSDRLNQVLRWALGSIEIFFSNHCPLWYGYGGGLKFLERFSYINSIVYPWTSIPLLAYCTLPAICLLTGKFITPELSNLASVWYMSLFICIFVTGILEMRWSHVAVDDWWRNEQFWVIGGVSAHFFAVFQGLLKVIAGVDTSFTVTTKAGDDGEFSELYTFKWTTLLIPPTTLLLLNFIGVVAGISNAINNGYESWGPLFGKLFFAFWVIVHLYPFLKGLLGRQNRTPTIVIVWSILLASILSLLWVRVNPFLAKNDGPLLEQCGLDCN; encoded by the exons ATGGAGGCCAGCGCCGGGCTGGTGGCCGGCTCGCACAACCGGAACGAGCTCGTCGTCATCCGCCGCGACGGGGAGCCCGGG AGGCCGCTGAAGCAGCACAACAGCAGGGCGTGCCAGATTTGCGGGGACGACGTGGGGCTGACCCCCGACGGCGAGCCCTTCGTCGCCTGCAACGAGTGCGCCTTCCCCGTCTGCCGCGACTGCTACGAGTACGAGCGCCGCGAGGGCACGCAGAACTGCCCGCAGTGCAAGACCCGCTTCAAGCGCCTCAAGG GTTGCGCGCGGGTGCCtggggatgaggaagaggagggcgcCGACGACCTGGAGAACGAGTTCAACTGGAGGGACAGGGACGCCGACTCGCAGTATGTCGCCGAGTCCATGCTCCACGCCCACATGACCtacggccgcggcggggacATCGACGGCGTGCCGCAGCCGTTCATGCCCATCCCCAATGTTCCCTTGCTCACCAATGGCCAGATG GTTGATGACATCCCACCGGAGCAGCACGCCCTGGTTCCTTCGTTCATGGGCGGCGGGGGGAAGAGGATCCACCCGCTTCCTTATGCTGATCCAAACCTTCCTG TGCAACCGAGATCCATGGACCCGTCCAAGGATCTCGCTGCATACGGCTACGGGAGCGTTGCCTGGAAGGAGAGGATGGAGAGCTGGAAGCAGAAGCAGGAGAGGCTCCATCAGACGAGAAATGACGGTGGCAAAGATTGGGGCGGCGATGGTGATGATGCAGATCTACCACT AATGGATGAAGCAAGACAGCCATTGTCCAGAAAGGTTGCGATTTCTTCAAGCCTGATTAATCCCTATAGGATGATTATCATAATCCGGTTGGTGATTGTGGGGTTCTTCTTCCACTACCGGGTGATGCATCCGGTGAATGATGCATTTGTTTTGTGGCTCATATCTGTAATATGTGAAATCTGGTTTGCCATGTCTTGGATTCTTGATCAATTCCCAAAGTGGTTTCCTATCGAGAGGGAGACTTACCTTGACCGGTTGACATTGAG GTTTGACAAGGAAGGCCAGCCATCTCAACTTGCCCCAGTTGATTTCTTTGTCAGTACGGTTGATCCCTTGAAGGAACCTCCGATAGTCACAGCAAATACTATTCTATCTATCCTTGCGGTAGATTATCCAGTTGACAAGCTCTCTTGCTATGTTTCTGACGATGGTGCTGCCATGCTGACATTTGAAGGATTGTCTGAAACATCTGAATTTGCAAAGAAATGGGTTCCTTTCTGTAAGAAGTATAGTCTCGAGCCTCGAGCTCCAGAGTGGTACTTTCAGCAGAAGATAGACTACCTGAAAGATAAGGTGGAACCGAACTTTGTTAGGGACAGGAGAGCAATGAAG agagAATACGAGGAATTCAAGGTCCGAATCAATGCCTTGGTTGCTAAAGCCCAGAAAGTCCCCGAGGAAGGATGGACAATGCAGGATGGAACTCCCTGGCCTGGAAACAATGTTCGTGACCATCCTGGAATGATTCAG GTCTTTCTTGGTCAAAGTGGTGGCCATGATGTTGAAGGAAATGAGCTGCCTCGATTGGTGTATGTTTCAAGAGAAAAACGGCCAGGCTATGACCATCATAAGAAGGCTGGTGCTATGAACGCATTG GTCCGAGTCTCTGCTGTACTTACCAATGCTCCATATATGCTGAACTTGGATTGTGATCATTACGTGAACAACAGCAAGGCAGTAAAAGAAGCAATGTGTTTCATGATGGATCCTTTGGTGGGAAAGAAAGTTTGTTATGTGCAGTTCCCTCAAAGATTCGATGCCATTGATCGTCATGATCGATATGCTAACAGGAATGTTGTCTTCTTCGAT ATTAACATGAAAGGTTTGGATGGTATTCAAGGCCCCATCTATGTTGGCACTGGATGCGTCTTTAGAAGGCAGGCACTGTACGGTTATGATGCCCCCAAAACAAAGAAGCCGCCTTCAAGGACTTGCAACTGCTGGCCAAAGTGGTGCTTTTGCTGTTTCTGCTTTGGTAAcaggaagaacaagaagaaggttaCAAAAGCTAaaacagagaagaaaaagaggtTCTTTTTCAAGAAAGCAGAAAATCAGTCCCCTGCATATGCACTTAGTGAAATTGACGAAGCTGCTGCAGGTATCATTCAACTTCCTTTTCGTGGCTATTCTAAAATGCCCTCATCAGTAAGTTGTAACATGACTTACATTGCAATTTTCTTGGCAGgagctgaaactgaaaaggcTGGTATCGTAAATCAACAGAAATTAGAAAAGAAATTTGGCCAGTCTTCCGTTTTTGTTGCATCCACGCTTCTTGAGAATGGTGGAACCCTGAGGAGTGCAAGTCCAGCTTCTCTTCTGAAGGAAGCTATACATGTCATCGGCTGTGGCTATGAAGACAAGACAGACTGGGGAAAAGAG ATTGGCTGGATCTATGGATCGGTTACAGAGGATATTCTGACTGGGTTTAAGATGCATTGCCATGGTTGGCGGTCGATTTACTGCATGCCTAAACGGGCCGCATTCAAAGGTTCTGCGCCTCTCAATCTTTCCGATCGTCTTAACCAGGTTCTTAGGTGGGCTCTTGGGTCTATTGAAATCTTCTTCAGCAATCACTGCCCTCTTTGGTATGGGTATGGTGGTGGACTGAAATTTTTGGAAAGATTTTCCTACATCAACTCCATTGTCTATCCTTGGACGTCCATTCCACTTTTGGCTTACTGTACATTACCTGCCATCTGCTTGTTGACGGGAAAATTCATCACTCCAGAG CTTAGCAATCTTGCCAGTGTCTGGTACATGTCCCTTTTTATCTGCATTTTTGTCACGGGCATTCTGGAAATGAGATGGAGTCATGTAGCAGTCGACGATTGGTGGAGAAACGAGCAATTTTGGGTCATTGGAGGTGTCTCTGCCCACTTCTTCGCTGTGTTCCAAGGACTTCTCAAGGTCATAGCTGGTGTAGACACGAGCTTCACCGTGACAACCAAGGCTGGAGACGATGGAGAGTTCTCGGAACTCTACACCTTCAAATGGACAACACTGCTGATACCTCCGACCACTCTGCTCCTGCTGAACTTCATCGGGGTAGTGGCTGGCATTTCCAATGCAATCAACAATGGATACGAATCATGGGGGCCGCTCTTTGGAAAGCTCTTCTTCGCGTTCTGGGTGATTGTCCACCTGTACCCGTTCCTCAAAGGTTTGCTTGGAAGGCAAAACAGGACCCCAACAATCGTCATCGTCTGGTCCATCCTTCTGGCTTCgatcctctccctcctctgggTCCGGGTCAATCCTTTCCTCGCCAAGAACGACGGCCCTCTTCTGGAGCAGTGTGGTCTGGATTGCAACTAG
- the LOC100833360 gene encoding probable cellulose synthase A catalytic subunit 5 [UDP-forming] isoform X1 gives MEASAGLVAGSHNRNELVVIRRDGEPGQRPLKQHNSRACQICGDDVGLTPDGEPFVACNECAFPVCRDCYEYERREGTQNCPQCKTRFKRLKGCARVPGDEEEEGADDLENEFNWRDRDADSQYVAESMLHAHMTYGRGGDIDGVPQPFMPIPNVPLLTNGQMVDDIPPEQHALVPSFMGGGGKRIHPLPYADPNLPVQPRSMDPSKDLAAYGYGSVAWKERMESWKQKQERLHQTRNDGGKDWGGDGDDADLPLMDEARQPLSRKVAISSSLINPYRMIIIIRLVIVGFFFHYRVMHPVNDAFVLWLISVICEIWFAMSWILDQFPKWFPIERETYLDRLTLRFDKEGQPSQLAPVDFFVSTVDPLKEPPIVTANTILSILAVDYPVDKLSCYVSDDGAAMLTFEGLSETSEFAKKWVPFCKKYSLEPRAPEWYFQQKIDYLKDKVEPNFVRDRRAMKREYEEFKVRINALVAKAQKVPEEGWTMQDGTPWPGNNVRDHPGMIQVFLGQSGGHDVEGNELPRLVYVSREKRPGYDHHKKAGAMNALVRVSAVLTNAPYMLNLDCDHYVNNSKAVKEAMCFMMDPLVGKKVCYVQFPQRFDAIDRHDRYANRNVVFFDINMKGLDGIQGPIYVGTGCVFRRQALYGYDAPKTKKPPSRTCNCWPKWCFCCFCFGNRKNKKKVTKAKTEKKKRFFFKKAENQSPAYALSEIDEAAAGIIQLPFRGYSKMPSSVSCNMTYIAIFLAGAETEKAGIVNQQKLEKKFGQSSVFVASTLLENGGTLRSASPASLLKEAIHVIGCGYEDKTDWGKEIGWIYGSVTEDILTGFKMHCHGWRSIYCMPKRAAFKGSAPLNLSDRLNQVLRWALGSIEIFFSNHCPLWYGYGGGLKFLERFSYINSIVYPWTSIPLLAYCTLPAICLLTGKFITPELSNLASVWYMSLFICIFVTGILEMRWSHVAVDDWWRNEQFWVIGGVSAHFFAVFQGLLKVIAGVDTSFTVTTKAGDDGEFSELYTFKWTTLLIPPTTLLLLNFIGVVAGISNAINNGYESWGPLFGKLFFAFWVIVHLYPFLKGLLGRQNRTPTIVIVWSILLASILSLLWVRVNPFLAKNDGPLLEQCGLDCN, from the exons ATGGAGGCCAGCGCCGGGCTGGTGGCCGGCTCGCACAACCGGAACGAGCTCGTCGTCATCCGCCGCGACGGGGAGCCCGGG CAGAGGCCGCTGAAGCAGCACAACAGCAGGGCGTGCCAGATTTGCGGGGACGACGTGGGGCTGACCCCCGACGGCGAGCCCTTCGTCGCCTGCAACGAGTGCGCCTTCCCCGTCTGCCGCGACTGCTACGAGTACGAGCGCCGCGAGGGCACGCAGAACTGCCCGCAGTGCAAGACCCGCTTCAAGCGCCTCAAGG GTTGCGCGCGGGTGCCtggggatgaggaagaggagggcgcCGACGACCTGGAGAACGAGTTCAACTGGAGGGACAGGGACGCCGACTCGCAGTATGTCGCCGAGTCCATGCTCCACGCCCACATGACCtacggccgcggcggggacATCGACGGCGTGCCGCAGCCGTTCATGCCCATCCCCAATGTTCCCTTGCTCACCAATGGCCAGATG GTTGATGACATCCCACCGGAGCAGCACGCCCTGGTTCCTTCGTTCATGGGCGGCGGGGGGAAGAGGATCCACCCGCTTCCTTATGCTGATCCAAACCTTCCTG TGCAACCGAGATCCATGGACCCGTCCAAGGATCTCGCTGCATACGGCTACGGGAGCGTTGCCTGGAAGGAGAGGATGGAGAGCTGGAAGCAGAAGCAGGAGAGGCTCCATCAGACGAGAAATGACGGTGGCAAAGATTGGGGCGGCGATGGTGATGATGCAGATCTACCACT AATGGATGAAGCAAGACAGCCATTGTCCAGAAAGGTTGCGATTTCTTCAAGCCTGATTAATCCCTATAGGATGATTATCATAATCCGGTTGGTGATTGTGGGGTTCTTCTTCCACTACCGGGTGATGCATCCGGTGAATGATGCATTTGTTTTGTGGCTCATATCTGTAATATGTGAAATCTGGTTTGCCATGTCTTGGATTCTTGATCAATTCCCAAAGTGGTTTCCTATCGAGAGGGAGACTTACCTTGACCGGTTGACATTGAG GTTTGACAAGGAAGGCCAGCCATCTCAACTTGCCCCAGTTGATTTCTTTGTCAGTACGGTTGATCCCTTGAAGGAACCTCCGATAGTCACAGCAAATACTATTCTATCTATCCTTGCGGTAGATTATCCAGTTGACAAGCTCTCTTGCTATGTTTCTGACGATGGTGCTGCCATGCTGACATTTGAAGGATTGTCTGAAACATCTGAATTTGCAAAGAAATGGGTTCCTTTCTGTAAGAAGTATAGTCTCGAGCCTCGAGCTCCAGAGTGGTACTTTCAGCAGAAGATAGACTACCTGAAAGATAAGGTGGAACCGAACTTTGTTAGGGACAGGAGAGCAATGAAG agagAATACGAGGAATTCAAGGTCCGAATCAATGCCTTGGTTGCTAAAGCCCAGAAAGTCCCCGAGGAAGGATGGACAATGCAGGATGGAACTCCCTGGCCTGGAAACAATGTTCGTGACCATCCTGGAATGATTCAG GTCTTTCTTGGTCAAAGTGGTGGCCATGATGTTGAAGGAAATGAGCTGCCTCGATTGGTGTATGTTTCAAGAGAAAAACGGCCAGGCTATGACCATCATAAGAAGGCTGGTGCTATGAACGCATTG GTCCGAGTCTCTGCTGTACTTACCAATGCTCCATATATGCTGAACTTGGATTGTGATCATTACGTGAACAACAGCAAGGCAGTAAAAGAAGCAATGTGTTTCATGATGGATCCTTTGGTGGGAAAGAAAGTTTGTTATGTGCAGTTCCCTCAAAGATTCGATGCCATTGATCGTCATGATCGATATGCTAACAGGAATGTTGTCTTCTTCGAT ATTAACATGAAAGGTTTGGATGGTATTCAAGGCCCCATCTATGTTGGCACTGGATGCGTCTTTAGAAGGCAGGCACTGTACGGTTATGATGCCCCCAAAACAAAGAAGCCGCCTTCAAGGACTTGCAACTGCTGGCCAAAGTGGTGCTTTTGCTGTTTCTGCTTTGGTAAcaggaagaacaagaagaaggttaCAAAAGCTAaaacagagaagaaaaagaggtTCTTTTTCAAGAAAGCAGAAAATCAGTCCCCTGCATATGCACTTAGTGAAATTGACGAAGCTGCTGCAGGTATCATTCAACTTCCTTTTCGTGGCTATTCTAAAATGCCCTCATCAGTAAGTTGTAACATGACTTACATTGCAATTTTCTTGGCAGgagctgaaactgaaaaggcTGGTATCGTAAATCAACAGAAATTAGAAAAGAAATTTGGCCAGTCTTCCGTTTTTGTTGCATCCACGCTTCTTGAGAATGGTGGAACCCTGAGGAGTGCAAGTCCAGCTTCTCTTCTGAAGGAAGCTATACATGTCATCGGCTGTGGCTATGAAGACAAGACAGACTGGGGAAAAGAG ATTGGCTGGATCTATGGATCGGTTACAGAGGATATTCTGACTGGGTTTAAGATGCATTGCCATGGTTGGCGGTCGATTTACTGCATGCCTAAACGGGCCGCATTCAAAGGTTCTGCGCCTCTCAATCTTTCCGATCGTCTTAACCAGGTTCTTAGGTGGGCTCTTGGGTCTATTGAAATCTTCTTCAGCAATCACTGCCCTCTTTGGTATGGGTATGGTGGTGGACTGAAATTTTTGGAAAGATTTTCCTACATCAACTCCATTGTCTATCCTTGGACGTCCATTCCACTTTTGGCTTACTGTACATTACCTGCCATCTGCTTGTTGACGGGAAAATTCATCACTCCAGAG CTTAGCAATCTTGCCAGTGTCTGGTACATGTCCCTTTTTATCTGCATTTTTGTCACGGGCATTCTGGAAATGAGATGGAGTCATGTAGCAGTCGACGATTGGTGGAGAAACGAGCAATTTTGGGTCATTGGAGGTGTCTCTGCCCACTTCTTCGCTGTGTTCCAAGGACTTCTCAAGGTCATAGCTGGTGTAGACACGAGCTTCACCGTGACAACCAAGGCTGGAGACGATGGAGAGTTCTCGGAACTCTACACCTTCAAATGGACAACACTGCTGATACCTCCGACCACTCTGCTCCTGCTGAACTTCATCGGGGTAGTGGCTGGCATTTCCAATGCAATCAACAATGGATACGAATCATGGGGGCCGCTCTTTGGAAAGCTCTTCTTCGCGTTCTGGGTGATTGTCCACCTGTACCCGTTCCTCAAAGGTTTGCTTGGAAGGCAAAACAGGACCCCAACAATCGTCATCGTCTGGTCCATCCTTCTGGCTTCgatcctctccctcctctgggTCCGGGTCAATCCTTTCCTCGCCAAGAACGACGGCCCTCTTCTGGAGCAGTGTGGTCTGGATTGCAACTAG